From Raphanus sativus cultivar WK10039 unplaced genomic scaffold, ASM80110v3 Scaffold0215, whole genome shotgun sequence, one genomic window encodes:
- the LOC108831190 gene encoding uncharacterized protein LOC108831190, whose protein sequence is MVIQSSIVLLQERFRKLQRTRELRAERELLNPKPNHQDNKILQYFTQPASFDFFQFLPLNSQTSSSQQLLSLSLCPNSTSDSIVKPSFCHHWTNNDDKTKVVGTDRHDDVDTSLRL, encoded by the coding sequence ATGGTAATCCAGTCTTCAATCGTGTTGCTTCAAGAAAGATTCAGAAAACTTCAGAGAACGCGAGAGTTAAGAGCTGAGCGAGAGCTCCTTAACCCTAAACCTAACCACCAAGACAACAAAATCTTACAATATTTCACCCAACCCGCGAGTTTTGATTTCTTCCAGTTTCTACCTCTAAACTCTCAAACATCCTCGTCACAGCAGCTCCTCTCCCTCTCCTTATGCCCTAACTCCACCTCTGATTCCATTGTTAAGCCTAGCTTTTGTCATCACTGGACAAATAATGACGACAAGACGAAGGTGGTTGGGACTGATCGACACGACGACGTTGATACGTCTCTGCGTctctaa